One window of uncultured Campylobacter sp. genomic DNA carries:
- a CDS encoding ABC transporter substrate-binding protein — translation MLKLHSILLGTVLCAGPAFADRTITDQLGRKVTIPDQVNRIVVLHHEALNVLNEINAQDKVVGILKSWEQRLGKEYNRLAPSFKNLPNPGDIKDVNYEALLSLKPDAVVVVNYFPKEYIAKMEELKIPVVGISFFSSAQEEKAKLNPTFKDERDSFAAYDEGFYEGVKILGELSNHEKDAAELIDFVKKSQADLNAKFSNFIVDKRPRVYMANPDLTTYGSGKYTGVMLARAGATNVAAADIKGYKQVSPEQILAWNPQIILVQNRYPQVPAELKANPALKGLSAVKEDRIYLMPEFVKAWGHPTAEAMALGEEWLAMKLYPQNFKDANFDKKVEEFYEKFYRVKYQK, via the coding sequence ATGCTTAAACTTCACTCAATCCTTCTTGGTACAGTGCTTTGCGCTGGCCCGGCTTTTGCAGATCGCACGATTACCGATCAGCTCGGTCGTAAGGTCACAATCCCGGATCAAGTAAATCGTATCGTCGTGCTACACCACGAAGCACTCAATGTCTTAAACGAAATCAACGCCCAAGATAAGGTCGTAGGCATCCTAAAAAGCTGGGAGCAGCGCCTAGGCAAAGAGTATAATCGTTTGGCACCGAGTTTTAAAAACCTACCTAATCCGGGCGATATCAAAGATGTCAATTACGAAGCTCTGCTTAGTCTAAAGCCCGATGCGGTCGTAGTGGTAAACTACTTCCCTAAAGAATATATCGCTAAAATGGAGGAGTTGAAAATCCCAGTCGTAGGTATTTCATTTTTCAGCTCTGCACAAGAGGAAAAAGCTAAGCTAAATCCGACCTTTAAAGATGAGCGCGATAGCTTCGCTGCTTACGATGAGGGCTTTTACGAGGGGGTTAAAATTCTAGGCGAACTAAGCAATCACGAAAAGGATGCCGCTGAACTAATAGATTTCGTTAAAAAATCGCAAGCTGATTTAAATGCCAAATTTAGTAATTTTATTGTAGATAAAAGACCTAGAGTTTATATGGCAAATCCCGATCTTACGACTTACGGTAGCGGCAAATATACTGGCGTAATGTTAGCAAGAGCGGGTGCGACGAATGTCGCCGCTGCAGATATAAAGGGCTACAAGCAGGTTTCGCCAGAGCAAATTTTAGCATGGAATCCGCAGATTATCTTAGTGCAAAACCGCTATCCTCAAGTACCTGCCGAACTTAAGGCAAACCCTGCGCTAAAAGGTCTTAGCGCCGTGAAAGAGGATAGAATTTATCTAATGCCCGAATTCGTTAAAGCATGGGGTCATCCGACTGCCGAAGCAATGGCGCTTGGTGAGGAATGGCTTGCTATGAAACTTTATCCGCAAAATTTTAAGGACGCAAACTTTGATAAAAAAGTAGAGGAATTCTACGAGAAATTTTACCGCGTCAAATATCAAAAATAA
- a CDS encoding ABC transporter permease yields MNFTFLKILIKKEFAQIAKDRSALVIAFLMPLILVVIYGYAMRMDIKPVKVGFVSDLGSKIERDLLGGFLGSKYLQTRVYMDLESARRDFKAHEIESILYFDPLFAAKFQNTLSGLGGAGGGVNLNLSIDESSFAGGASDIQNISSSKNVRPLEDVSTGTGTESGMNTSAGGTGASGESLHCNGAEAGGNVNSFGGANANSNSATVNSSGGSIGTTANFAGANSRSNDTGGMSANFSSSASDIGANQGSVNLIGGAGDTNAGFIGASDIQNTSGGINASPSANGAGDAANNGGGVSGAGGASNPDKDGAEIFLIQNATQSQLALLSYVYVAGVIEQVLAQDYGFLNANLSAAARPVSVNYRSWFNEANESTWYLVSAEYVGILGLICLFMVAVVISREWDRGTIASLYNSNASALEIVTAKVGAYYFLALLGGAMTLVYGQVLLGIPIRGSVAMLLATLCVFVLEMTCLGMLISAICKNQFLAQEYAIVIGYLPVTLLSGMIFDLRGLPAAVNFIGHLLPPTYAVESFRICFLSGGQSATLWVNLAIQALGAVLFFSLCVLSVKRGAR; encoded by the coding sequence ATGAATTTTACCTTTTTAAAAATCCTCATAAAAAAGGAGTTTGCGCAGATCGCAAAGGACCGATCGGCGCTCGTGATCGCGTTTTTGATGCCGCTAATTTTGGTCGTGATCTACGGATACGCGATGCGGATGGACATAAAGCCCGTCAAGGTGGGCTTCGTAAGCGATCTGGGCTCCAAAATCGAGCGGGATCTGCTCGGCGGATTTTTGGGCTCAAAATACCTACAAACCCGCGTCTATATGGACTTAGAGAGCGCGAGGAGAGATTTTAAGGCGCACGAGATCGAGAGCATTTTGTATTTTGATCCGCTCTTTGCGGCTAAATTTCAAAACACCTTGAGCGGGCTCGGCGGCGCGGGCGGCGGCGTAAATTTAAACCTCTCTATCGACGAAAGCTCCTTCGCAGGCGGCGCAAGCGATATTCAAAATATTAGCAGCAGCAAAAATGTCCGTCCGCTTGAGGACGTCAGCACGGGCACCGGCACGGAAAGCGGGATGAACACCTCTGCGGGCGGTACCGGCGCAAGCGGCGAGAGTTTGCACTGCAACGGCGCGGAAGCGGGCGGCAACGTAAATTCTTTTGGCGGCGCCAACGCAAATTCTAACAGCGCGACTGTAAATTCTAGCGGCGGTAGTATAGGTACGACTGCGAATTTCGCCGGCGCAAATTCTCGCAGTAACGATACGGGCGGTATGAGCGCAAATTTCAGTAGCAGCGCAAGCGACATAGGCGCAAATCAAGGCAGCGTAAATTTAATCGGCGGCGCAGGCGATACAAATGCTGGTTTTATCGGCGCAAGCGATATCCAAAATACTAGCGGCGGCATCAATGCGAGCCCCTCCGCTAACGGCGCAGGCGACGCTGCAAATAACGGCGGCGGAGTAAGCGGTGCAGGCGGCGCGAGCAACCCAGACAAAGACGGCGCCGAAATTTTTCTTATCCAAAACGCCACGCAGTCGCAGCTTGCGCTTCTTAGCTACGTTTACGTTGCAGGCGTAATCGAGCAGGTTTTGGCGCAAGATTACGGCTTTTTAAACGCAAATTTAAGCGCCGCCGCAAGGCCCGTCAGCGTGAATTATCGCAGCTGGTTCAACGAAGCCAACGAATCGACGTGGTATCTCGTATCTGCCGAGTACGTGGGGATTTTGGGGCTCATCTGCCTGTTTATGGTCGCGGTCGTGATCTCGCGCGAATGGGACCGCGGCACGATCGCCTCGCTTTACAACTCCAATGCAAGCGCGCTTGAGATCGTCACTGCCAAGGTCGGCGCGTATTATTTCCTGGCGCTTTTGGGCGGCGCGATGACGCTCGTTTACGGGCAGGTGCTTTTGGGCATCCCGATCCGCGGCAGCGTGGCGATGCTGCTGGCGACGCTGTGCGTATTCGTGCTGGAGATGACCTGCCTAGGCATGCTGATCTCGGCGATCTGCAAAAATCAATTCCTAGCGCAGGAATACGCCATCGTCATCGGCTACCTGCCCGTGACGCTGCTTAGCGGCATGATCTTCGATCTGCGCGGACTGCCCGCGGCGGTCAACTTCATCGGGCACCTGCTGCCGCCCACATACGCGGTCGAATCCTTTCGCATCTGCTTCCTCTCGGGCGGACAGAGCGCGACGCTGTGGGTAAACCTCGCCATTCAGGCGCTCGGAGCGGTTTTGTTTTTCAGCTTGTGCGTGCTTAGCGTAAAAAGGGGCGCACGATGA
- the hypD gene encoding hydrogenase formation protein HypD has protein sequence MDLIKDFRDKELILALSKLIISKSKKPLNIMEICGGHTHSIMKFGLPSLVGKNIKFIHGPGCPVCVMPRSRIDEAIKLAAMPQSIFCTLADMLRVPGSRTSLQKLRGEGHDIRALYSPLDCIKIAQENPQKTVIFFAIGFETTTPMSAVLIDKALSLGLKNLFFHINHVTVPAPVRAILDDADVQIDAFLGPSHVSVITGAKAYESIAQDYKKPIAVSGFEPLDIMAGVLNLVEQQNAGTYEVFNEYERVVKEGGNQKAQNLIDKYFEICDFPWRGLGEIPKSGMKLRPQYAALDARVQFDCSVQSAPESKACICGEILRGKKSPYDCRVFGKHCTPQNPIGSCMVSSEGACAAYYKYGDVKNVG, from the coding sequence ATGGATCTAATCAAGGATTTTAGGGATAAAGAGCTGATTTTAGCGCTTAGCAAGTTGATAATTTCTAAAAGCAAAAAGCCGCTAAATATTATGGAGATTTGCGGCGGACACACGCACTCGATCATGAAATTCGGCCTTCCTAGCCTGGTCGGCAAAAATATCAAATTTATCCACGGTCCCGGCTGTCCGGTGTGCGTGATGCCGCGCAGTCGCATCGACGAGGCGATCAAGCTCGCCGCGATGCCGCAGAGTATTTTTTGCACTCTAGCAGACATGCTTCGAGTTCCTGGCTCTCGCACCAGCTTGCAGAAGCTGCGCGGCGAGGGGCACGACATCAGAGCGCTTTATAGCCCGCTTGATTGCATAAAGATCGCGCAGGAAAATCCGCAAAAAACGGTGATATTTTTTGCGATCGGCTTTGAGACGACGACGCCAATGAGCGCCGTGCTGATCGATAAAGCGCTGAGTTTGGGGCTAAAAAATCTCTTTTTTCACATCAACCACGTTACGGTGCCCGCGCCCGTGCGAGCGATCTTAGACGACGCAGACGTGCAGATCGATGCGTTTTTAGGACCTAGCCACGTAAGCGTGATCACCGGCGCGAAGGCCTACGAGAGCATTGCACAGGATTACAAAAAACCGATCGCCGTAAGCGGATTTGAGCCGCTTGACATAATGGCGGGCGTGTTAAATTTGGTGGAGCAGCAAAACGCCGGCACCTACGAAGTTTTCAACGAATACGAGCGCGTCGTAAAAGAGGGCGGCAACCAAAAAGCGCAAAATTTGATAGATAAATATTTTGAAATTTGCGATTTTCCGTGGCGAGGGCTCGGCGAAATTCCAAAAAGTGGCATGAAGTTGCGCCCGCAGTACGCGGCGCTGGATGCCAGGGTGCAGTTTGATTGCAGCGTACAGAGCGCCCCCGAGAGCAAGGCCTGTATCTGCGGCGAAATTTTGCGCGGCAAAAAAAGCCCGTATGATTGCAGGGTTTTCGGCAAGCACTGCACGCCGCAAAACCCGATAGGATCGTGCATGGTCTCAAGCGAAGGGGCATGCGCGGCTTACTATAAATACGGCGATGTCAAAAACGTGGGCTAA
- a CDS encoding ABC transporter permease, with translation MNALRKSLLRIRALIKKEFLAMFRDKGTRMVLIVPVLVQAIIFGYGANFTPEQVRYAILDDARDATSTALVQSIAATPMFKTDLGCKDLTCLRRAVSEGEAIIGIYFGSDFKDTHELLIIADSRNTTLANTVIGFVQAIAGEYNAQHFINLISINPRYVFNENTITRYTIMTGMILGLSMIQVLMLSAFSVSREREEGSFDMMLMTPANPLEMLIGKAVPPVLIAIAQGLALFLICVFYFEIPFRGRFADLFAIIAIFSACNVGIGLVISTVCKTSLQSVVSSFLFLLPCIMISGLITPADAMPRWFYYIAHLDPMYYANNCMWRIYLEGASLGELWHLIVPLLLIGLGTLSFAASLFRNKLD, from the coding sequence ATGAACGCTCTGCGAAAATCTCTGCTTCGAATTCGCGCGCTGATAAAAAAGGAATTTTTGGCGATGTTTCGCGACAAGGGCACGCGCATGGTGCTTATCGTGCCGGTGCTGGTGCAGGCTATCATATTCGGCTACGGCGCGAATTTCACCCCCGAGCAGGTGCGCTACGCGATTTTGGACGACGCCCGCGATGCGACGTCCACCGCGCTGGTACAGAGCATCGCCGCTACGCCGATGTTTAAAACAGATCTCGGCTGCAAAGACCTAACCTGCCTGCGCCGCGCGGTAAGCGAGGGAGAGGCGATCATCGGGATCTATTTCGGCAGCGATTTTAAGGATACGCACGAGCTTTTGATCATCGCGGATTCGCGCAATACGACCTTGGCAAACACCGTCATCGGCTTCGTGCAGGCCATAGCGGGGGAATACAACGCGCAGCATTTCATCAATTTAATCAGCATAAATCCGCGCTATGTTTTTAACGAAAACACGATCACGCGCTACACGATCATGACGGGGATGATTTTGGGGCTTTCGATGATTCAGGTGCTGATGCTATCGGCATTTAGCGTCTCTCGCGAGCGCGAGGAGGGGAGCTTTGATATGATGCTGATGACGCCTGCAAACCCGCTTGAGATGCTAATCGGCAAAGCAGTGCCGCCCGTGCTGATCGCGATCGCGCAGGGGCTCGCGCTGTTTTTGATCTGCGTATTTTACTTTGAAATTCCTTTTCGAGGGCGCTTTGCGGATCTTTTTGCGATTATCGCGATCTTTAGCGCCTGCAACGTAGGCATCGGCCTCGTGATCTCGACCGTCTGCAAGACCTCGCTACAATCGGTCGTGAGCTCGTTTTTGTTCCTGCTGCCGTGCATTATGATAAGCGGGCTGATAACGCCTGCGGACGCGATGCCGCGGTGGTTTTACTACATCGCGCACCTAGATCCGATGTATTATGCCAACAACTGTATGTGGCGGATCTATCTGGAGGGCGCGAGCCTCGGCGAGCTGTGGCATCTCATCGTGCCGCTGCTGCTGATCGGGCTTGGCACGTTGAGCTTTGCGGCGTCGCTTTTTAGAAATAAGCTGGATTAG
- the hypE gene encoding hydrogenase expression/formation protein HypE produces the protein MNETILLSHGGGGEEMNKLINETIFAAFDNEILRANNDSAILNLDAGVDFDRTTPSSALNSAASFDGELAFSTDSFVVTPLFFNGGDIGKIAVCGTVNDLAMVGAKPLFLSCALIIEEGLSLSELRRILDSMASTARSCGVHIVCGDTKVVPRGKCDKIFINTSGIGRVLRPARVQNIKAGAKILLSGDIGRHGAVILAARDEIALSSELQSDCKPLCAAVEKLILQGVKIQAMRDATRGGLSAVLNEFASSSGLEFLVREEDIKISDEVVGVCELLGFEPYELANEGTFVAIVEDDAEADRALEILREFDANAAIIGEVREVGHDKGEFKGALTPKLGTRDESTGASDAGAVSENRAGQFQTPHAAKGRVILQNAYGSQRFLELPKGELLPRIC, from the coding sequence TTGAACGAAACTATACTTTTAAGCCACGGCGGCGGCGGCGAGGAGATGAATAAGCTCATCAACGAGACGATATTTGCGGCGTTTGATAATGAAATTTTGCGCGCCAACAACGATAGCGCGATACTAAATTTAGACGCCGGGGTGGATTTTGACCGCACGACGCCGAGTTCTGCTTTGAATTCGGCGGCTAGTTTCGACGGTGAGCTAGCTTTCAGCACCGATAGTTTCGTCGTTACGCCGCTGTTTTTTAACGGCGGCGATATCGGCAAGATCGCCGTTTGCGGCACCGTAAACGACCTTGCGATGGTGGGCGCGAAGCCGCTGTTTTTAAGCTGCGCGCTCATCATCGAAGAAGGGCTTAGCCTAAGCGAGCTGCGACGCATCCTGGACTCGATGGCGAGCACTGCGCGAAGCTGCGGCGTTCATATCGTTTGCGGCGATACAAAGGTCGTGCCGCGCGGCAAATGTGATAAAATTTTCATCAACACAAGCGGTATCGGCCGTGTTTTGCGACCTGCGCGCGTGCAAAACATCAAAGCGGGCGCAAAAATCCTGCTTAGCGGCGACATCGGGCGGCACGGGGCGGTGATACTCGCGGCGCGCGACGAGATCGCGCTAAGTAGCGAGCTGCAAAGCGACTGCAAACCGCTTTGCGCTGCGGTCGAAAAGCTGATCTTGCAAGGCGTGAAAATCCAGGCGATGCGAGATGCGACGCGCGGCGGGCTCAGCGCGGTTTTGAACGAATTCGCAAGCTCTAGCGGGCTTGAATTTTTGGTGCGCGAAGAGGATATCAAAATCAGCGACGAAGTAGTGGGTGTGTGCGAACTGCTAGGCTTCGAGCCGTATGAGCTTGCAAACGAAGGCACGTTCGTAGCGATCGTAGAAGATGACGCCGAGGCGGATAGGGCGCTTGAGATACTGCGCGAATTTGACGCGAACGCCGCAATCATCGGCGAGGTACGCGAAGTAGGACACGACAAAGGCGAATTTAAGGGCGCTTTGACGCCTAAACTTGGCACGCGGGATGAATCTACGGGCGCGAGCGACGCGGGCGCGGTATCAGAAAATAGGGCGGGGCAATTTCAAACTCCGCATGCGGCAAAAGGGCGAGTGATTTTGCAAAACGCCTACGGCTCGCAGCGATTTCTGGAGCTTCCAAAAGGCGAGCTGCTGCCGCGGATTTGTTAA
- a CDS encoding ABC transporter ATP-binding protein gives MQNLIEVKNAGFYYEAEKFCFRNLSFELSSSQTLAILGLNGQGKSTLMSCMMGILQPKEGEIVRKAKFAFLPQSFNVAFDYSVLDIVLMGRVRDISLFSKPGKKDIQICLDALDTLGVAHLQKRSFNALSGGQRQLVLFARAIASRSEILFLDEPASALDIKNQDRVLSLIANLRSNSDASIVFTTHQPNHALAVADRTLILRNDLSYNYGASNEILTEAALSSLYGVQIKTAEFDVAGEQIPSITQIFSAQVK, from the coding sequence ATGCAAAATCTAATTGAGGTAAAAAACGCTGGCTTTTACTACGAGGCGGAAAAATTCTGCTTTCGCAACTTAAGCTTCGAGCTTTCCAGCTCTCAAACATTAGCGATTTTGGGCTTAAACGGGCAAGGCAAAAGTACGCTAATGTCGTGTATGATGGGGATTTTGCAGCCTAAAGAAGGCGAGATCGTGCGCAAGGCAAAATTTGCTTTCTTGCCGCAGAGCTTTAACGTCGCGTTTGATTACAGCGTGCTTGACATCGTACTGATGGGGCGAGTACGTGATATCTCGCTCTTTTCAAAACCGGGCAAAAAGGATATTCAAATCTGTCTTGACGCTCTGGATACGCTAGGCGTCGCCCATCTGCAAAAGCGCAGCTTTAACGCCCTTAGCGGCGGGCAGAGGCAGCTCGTGCTCTTTGCCAGAGCGATCGCGAGCAGGAGCGAAATTCTGTTTTTGGACGAGCCTGCCAGCGCGCTTGATATAAAAAACCAAGACCGCGTGCTAAGCCTCATCGCAAATCTGCGCTCAAATAGCGATGCGAGCATAGTTTTTACCACCCACCAGCCTAACCACGCCCTCGCAGTCGCCGATCGCACACTGATCTTGCGAAATGATCTTAGCTACAACTACGGCGCAAGCAACGAAATTTTAACCGAAGCCGCGCTTAGCTCGCTCTACGGCGTGCAGATCAAAACGGCGGAATTTGATGTTGCGGGCGAGCAAATCCCCAGCATCACGCAAATTTTCAGCGCGCAGGTGAAGTAG
- a CDS encoding HypC/HybG/HupF family hydrogenase formation chaperone produces the protein MCLSIPSKIISIDENNFATVETLGVRRGVSLDLLPEPATVGEYVLIHVGFAMEKIDTQRAKESIEIYEQIAKQMRAEEGSVYESMEPRADAEN, from the coding sequence ATGTGCCTTTCAATCCCTTCAAAAATCATCTCGATCGACGAAAATAATTTCGCGACCGTAGAGACTCTGGGCGTGCGCCGCGGCGTGAGCTTGGATCTACTTCCAGAGCCAGCGACCGTCGGGGAGTACGTGCTGATCCACGTGGGCTTTGCGATGGAGAAGATCGATACGCAGCGAGCGAAGGAAAGTATCGAAATTTACGAACAGATCGCAAAGCAGATGAGGGCGGAAGAGGGCTCCGTGTATGAAAGCATGGAACCTAGAGCCGACGCAGAGAATTAA
- the hypB gene encoding hydrogenase nickel incorporation protein HypB: MCKDCGCSIGHTHEADAHSHADMTHEHVHTHADGTVHTHAHMHEAGIDHEHDAHDHIHANVAISDAKTIEVMSKILSANDKEATHNRAHLDEDKILCLNLMSSPGSGKTTLLEATIKSGKFKIGVIEGDLETNRDADRIIKAGAQAHQISTGETCHLDAFMVHEGLHHIDTKGLDLVFIENVGNLVCPAAFDVGAHLNVVLLSVPEGSDKIAKYPVIFRRADCVVITKTALLPHFDFDMEEVVREVHKLNPKADVIALDSKSGEGVEKWLKFLQYKKEFR; encoded by the coding sequence ATGTGTAAAGATTGCGGCTGTTCCATCGGCCACACTCACGAAGCGGACGCCCATTCGCACGCAGATATGACACACGAGCATGTCCACACCCACGCGGACGGCACCGTCCACACCCACGCCCATATGCATGAGGCAGGGATCGATCACGAGCACGACGCGCACGATCACATCCACGCAAATGTCGCTATCAGCGATGCCAAGACGATCGAAGTGATGAGTAAAATTTTAAGCGCCAACGACAAGGAGGCCACTCACAACAGAGCCCATCTGGATGAGGATAAAATTTTATGTCTAAATTTGATGAGCAGCCCCGGTAGCGGCAAGACGACGCTACTTGAGGCCACTATCAAAAGTGGCAAATTTAAAATCGGTGTCATCGAGGGCGATCTAGAGACTAACCGCGACGCCGATCGCATCATAAAAGCGGGCGCGCAGGCCCATCAGATCAGCACCGGCGAGACCTGCCATCTGGATGCCTTTATGGTTCACGAGGGGCTTCATCACATCGATACGAAAGGCTTGGATCTAGTTTTCATAGAAAACGTCGGAAACCTCGTCTGCCCTGCGGCATTTGACGTAGGCGCGCACCTGAACGTAGTGCTTCTAAGCGTGCCCGAGGGTAGCGATAAAATCGCAAAATATCCCGTGATATTTCGCCGCGCAGACTGCGTCGTAATCACTAAAACCGCGCTGCTACCGCATTTTGACTTCGATATGGAGGAGGTGGTGCGCGAAGTGCACAAACTCAATCCGAAAGCCGACGTCATCGCGCTTGATAGCAAAAGCGGCGAGGGCGTGGAGAAATGGCTGAAATTCCTACAATACAAGAAGGAATTTCGTTAA
- a CDS encoding ABC transporter substrate-binding protein: MIVTNYIPQEYIDKMTELKISVVAVSFQRSDAADKGKLNPTFKDDEAAYTDDFYDGIELLGKVANREKEAAELISFVKTSQEQLKAKFSDFIVDKRPKIYMANPDLTIYGSGKYTGIMFMRAGAQNVAADSIKGYKQVSAEQILAWAPQMIFVQDRYSQVPAELKSNPQLTNLSAVKEDKIYMMPQYAKAWGYPTAEAMAFGASGG, from the coding sequence GTGATCGTTACGAACTACATCCCACAAGAATACATCGACAAAATGACGGAGCTCAAAATCTCAGTCGTCGCCGTTAGCTTTCAGCGCAGCGACGCTGCAGATAAGGGCAAGCTAAATCCGACCTTCAAAGACGACGAAGCAGCCTATACCGATGACTTTTACGACGGCATAGAGCTTCTCGGCAAAGTCGCAAACCGCGAGAAAGAGGCCGCCGAGCTCATAAGCTTCGTCAAAACCTCGCAAGAGCAGCTAAAGGCTAAATTTAGCGACTTCATCGTGGATAAAAGACCTAAAATTTACATGGCAAATCCCGATCTTACGATCTACGGCAGCGGCAAATACACGGGCATAATGTTTATGCGTGCAGGCGCGCAAAACGTCGCGGCGGATAGTATCAAAGGCTACAAGCAGGTATCCGCAGAGCAAATTTTAGCGTGGGCGCCGCAGATGATCTTCGTGCAAGATCGCTACTCGCAGGTGCCCGCCGAGCTTAAATCAAACCCCCAGCTTACAAATTTGAGCGCGGTCAAAGAGGATAAAATTTACATGATGCCGCAATACGCCAAAGCGTGGGGTTATCCGACTGCTGAAGCCATGGCGTTTGGCGCGAGTGGTGGCTAG
- a CDS encoding iron ABC transporter permease, which produces MLNVILLLFWVVLALISLASGQFHIPLEEIFKILFSGGGDEAAKSVMMDVRIPRILLSSLCGGALAIAGLSLQAVFKNPLVGPHIVGVSTAAAFGGALCILLGLSGLWLAGFAFCFGLAALFLLYLLAKFVARADIFSLILAGIVINGVFAALTSLVQYLADDEEVLPNIVFWLLGSFVSAGYDKVILMCAIALPASAVLIALRWRFNLLSLNDDDLRVLGVDVKFLRCTILALCTALIAVQVSVSGNIGWVGLVVPHATRLIAGSDHVKLMPACFIAGAIFMLAIDDLSRSLSSAEIPLGILSALIGSPIFALLLKRSAKNAKSN; this is translated from the coding sequence ATGCTAAACGTAATCCTGCTTCTTTTTTGGGTAGTGCTGGCGCTAATCTCGCTCGCTAGTGGGCAGTTTCATATACCGTTAGAAGAAATTTTTAAAATTCTCTTTAGCGGAGGCGGCGATGAAGCCGCCAAAAGTGTGATGATGGATGTTAGAATTCCGCGCATTCTACTCTCCAGCCTTTGCGGTGGAGCGCTTGCTATCGCGGGTTTGAGCTTACAGGCGGTATTTAAAAACCCGCTCGTTGGCCCGCACATCGTAGGTGTTAGCACCGCAGCGGCATTCGGCGGCGCGCTTTGTATCTTGCTAGGATTGAGCGGCTTATGGCTTGCGGGTTTTGCATTTTGCTTCGGGCTTGCGGCGCTATTTTTGCTCTATCTTTTGGCAAAATTCGTAGCACGCGCTGATATTTTCTCACTCATTTTAGCAGGTATAGTCATTAACGGCGTATTTGCCGCACTTACGAGCTTGGTGCAGTATCTGGCAGACGATGAGGAAGTGCTGCCTAATATCGTCTTTTGGCTACTAGGAAGCTTCGTAAGCGCAGGATATGATAAAGTAATTTTGATGTGCGCGATCGCCCTGCCCGCTTCTGCAGTCTTAATCGCGCTGAGATGGCGGTTTAATCTACTCAGCCTAAATGATGATGATTTGCGCGTGCTGGGCGTGGATGTTAAGTTTCTGCGCTGCACGATCCTGGCGCTTTGCACCGCTCTGATCGCCGTACAAGTTAGCGTCAGCGGAAATATCGGCTGGGTAGGTCTTGTAGTGCCGCACGCCACCAGGCTCATCGCGGGCAGCGACCACGTGAAGCTAATGCCTGCCTGCTTCATCGCAGGAGCGATCTTTATGCTGGCAATCGACGATCTATCTCGCTCGCTAAGTAGCGCCGAAATTCCTTTAGGAATTCTATCCGCTCTCATCGGAAGCCCGATCTTTGCCCTACTTCTAAAAAGGAGCGCCAAAAATGCAAAATCTAATTGA
- a CDS encoding hydrogenase maturation nickel metallochaperone HypA, translated as MHELSIVADLVALCEKALNAEKAKKKGAAEQGDKNHCDISDTANENTNSANTHMDTENTENTGVADTDSNGKNGDFYKNLDANPEASYDTFGLKSPQIRELHVKIGRLSGVEAHYLQNCYEVFRAGTVCENADLVIHTQEIVVKCKNCGFSGDLTQNDFSCPRCKSSEISVIDGEDMYLMRLVIE; from the coding sequence ATGCATGAACTATCGATCGTAGCAGATCTTGTGGCGTTATGTGAAAAGGCGCTAAACGCCGAAAAAGCGAAGAAAAAAGGCGCGGCCGAGCAGGGCGATAAAAATCATTGCGACATTTCCGATACTGCCAATGAAAATACGAATTCCGCGAATACTCACATGGACACCGAGAATACCGAAAATACGGGTGTTGCGGATACGGACTCGAACGGAAAAAACGGTGATTTTTATAAAAATTTGGATGCAAATCCGGAGGCATCTTACGATACATTTGGTTTAAAAAGTCCGCAGATAAGGGAACTGCACGTAAAAATAGGGCGGCTAAGCGGCGTGGAAGCGCATTATTTGCAAAACTGCTATGAAGTCTTTCGCGCAGGCACCGTCTGCGAAAATGCTGATCTCGTCATCCATACCCAAGAGATCGTCGTAAAATGCAAAAACTGCGGTTTTAGCGGAGATTTGACGCAAAACGACTTCTCTTGCCCGCGCTGCAAAAGCTCCGAAATCAGCGTAATCGACGGCGAGGATATGTATCTTATGCGCCTGGTTATTGAATAA